The segment GGCTGGAGGCGGCAAAATCAACATCCGGGAAGAAGAAGGCATCATCGAGCCACGGGGGCGCGTGGCCCTGATCCGCATCAGCGACACCGGCCCGGGGATTTCCGAAGACCTTCAAGCCGAGATCTTCCAGCCCTTCTTCAGCACCAAGGAGGAAGGCACGGGACTGGGGCTGAGCATTGCCCGACGCATTGTGGTTGAACATGGCGGCTGGCTGCATGTACACTCCACCGAGGGTCAAGGTGCAACATTTGTCATCGGGCTGCCCTGCACGGAGGAGGACTCATGGCTTCAATCCTGATCGTTGATGACGACGCCCAGCTCCGACAGAGTTTCGACAAACTCCTGATGACCGAGGGGCACTCCATCCGCGTCGCCGCCTCCGGGGAAGCCGGATTGGAGGAGGTCAAAGCCGAAAGCCCTGATCTGGTCATTATGGACGTGCGCCTGCCCGGCATGAACGGCCTTGAAACCTTCGCGGCCATGCGCGGCATGGATCCTCATCTGCCCGTGATCATCATGACGGCATACGGCACAACCGAAACAGCCATCGAGGCCACCAAGCTGGGAGCCTTCGACTACATTCTGAAGCCCTTTGAAATCCCGGCCGTACTCAAGCTCATCGGCGAAGCCCTGAAAGCAGGGCGCTTCACCCGCTCGCGGGTAGAGGTTGACGCTCGCCCGGAATCCGCCTCCAGCGATGCACTCATTGGCCGCAGCCAGGTCATGCAGGAGGTCTACAAGGCCATCGGGCGAGTAGCCCCGACCGACGCCACGGTCATGATCCGGGGCGAATCCGGTACCGGCAAGGAACTGGTCTCCAGGGCCGTGTATCAGCATAGCTTAAGAGCGGAGCAGCCTTTTTTGGTCATCAACTGCGTGGCCATCCCCGAGACCCTGCTGGAAAGCGAACTCTTCGGCTACGAAAAGGGGGCCTTTACCGGAGCCTCCAGCCGTCGAGTCGGCAAGATCGAACAGGCCCACAGAGGCACCATCCTGCTAGACGAGATCGGCGACATGCCCGTTTCCATCCAGGCCAAGATCCTGCGCCTGCTTCAGGAAAAAAAGATCGAGCGACTCGGCAGCGGGCACCCCGTTCCCGTGGACGTACGCATCATCGCCGCCACCAATCGCGATCTCGAAGCAGCCGTTGCCGACGGCAGGTTCAGGGAAGATCTGTACTACAGGCTCAAGGTCGTCACTCTGCACCTGCCCCCGCTCAGGGAGCGGGTGGAGGACATCCCCCTGCTGACAGACTATTTCCTGGCCCGCTTCGCCCGAGACATGGACAGCGAAAATCCGGGGCTGACAACCGATGGACTGGCACGACTCACAAGCCATTCCTGGCCCGGCAATGTGCGGGAACTATCCAATGCATTGAAGAACGCCTTGATCTTCAGCCGGGGGGCTCCTCTGAATCGGGACGATGTCGACCGGGCGCTGGAAAGCCGTGAAAGCGCTTTGCGCCGCGCTGCTCCACCAACCATCAAAGGTGATCCTCTGCAAAACTGGGTGCACCAGGCCATGAATGCGCAAGGAAACGACAACCTGTTTGACACTCTCATGGACGAAATCGGAACCCGTATCATTGCCGAGGCCTTGACGCGAACCGGAGGCAACCGCACCCAGGCCGCCAAACTGCTGGGAATATCCAGACCCACTCTCATCGCCCGCATTGAAAAATACGGTCTGAAGGTTGGGACCTCCGTTTCTCACAATGGATCTAGCGACTGATCACTTTCAACTCCCCCTCTCCGGGGGAGGACAATACGACTCCCGGCATCCCACCTGCCCGAAGGGGCAATCTCTCCTGCTTTGACAAATCGTAAAAATTCCTGACACCTATACTCTTCCTTCGCCTTCTCTTCTTAAAAATACACCTGATATTTCAGCATATTGCGTCGCCAGCCTTTTGGCATGCGCATTGCCCTTACCCCAGCGGAGACAATGGGGGTTTTTGTATGTGCGCATCGGATTTTCACATCGTCATCACGGACCGCAATTCCCACGTGCGCGAATTGCTGTTCCGGGAACTGCTTCGGGAAGGCTACCGCGTGACCGAGGCCAAGAACGGCGCACATCTACTGGAAATACTGGGGTCCTCCCAAGTCGTTCATCTCCTCGTACTGGACCCCGAATTCTGTGGCATCCGACACTGCACAAGAATCGACCCGGGCCAGGCCAAGGTGGTGCTCCATGCTCTGGAAGACGTGGACTGCTCCACCCTCCCGGCAGGAATCTCCACCGTCGCAGCCTGCGTGGAGAAAACCGGCGACCTGGACAAACTCAAACGCGTGCTGCGGAATCTTTTGAATGAGACCGCAACCACGCAAGAGGCGACACCGGACCTGAGCCACCCCAAACCGGGAACAGACAATGTTTGACGAAGCCTATTACAAGCAACTCACCAGAACCATGGTCCTGTCCGTGGTGCTGGTTTCGTTCACGCCCCTGATCCTCATCTCGGGCATCGTAGGCTATGAATTTCACACCTCATACCGCAACAAGGTCATCGACCATCTGGAAGAAGTCGTTGAAAAGCACAAGCAGAACATCGACAGCTTCCTCAACGAACGCCAAGCCGAAATCCGCGTTCTGGCCAATTCCTTCTCCTTCACCCGACTGCGTGATCCCAAGGAACTGCAAGGGTTGCTGTCCGCACTGCAAGGCTATCACCAGGGCATGTTCGTGGACCTGGGGCTGATCCGTAGCGATGGTATTCAAGAAGCCTATGCAGGCCCCTTCCGACTGGGGAAAGCCGACTATTCAAACGCCCAATGGTTCAAGGAAGTCATGCGCCGCAAGGTCCATATCAGTGATGTCTTTCTGGGGCTCAGGGGTGTTCCGCATTTCATCGTGGCCGTTCGCATGGAGTCCGGCGAGCGGGATTGGGTCCTGCGGGCAACCATCGATTTCGTGGCTTTCAACCAGTTGGTGGAAAACATCCGCATCGGCCGCACGGGGCTGGGATTCATCATCAGTAACAAGGGTGAATTTCAAACCAAGCCCAGAGTCAATGTCCAAAATGAAATTCCAGCCATCCTCGATCTCATCGCAACGCAGACAACGCAAAAGGACGTCAGCGAGGAAATCAAACCAGCCAGAAACGTCAACGTCAGCATTATCCGCCCGCCAGCTGTGGAACGTGATGTGATCATTGTGACCACGCCGCTCAAGGGCGGAGAATGGACCCTGGTCTATCGCCAGGACGCGGACGACGCCCTGGAAAGCCTGTACCACACCCGCAACCTCGGCCTTGTGGTGTTCCTGCTGGGCGGTGTGGCCATTATCGTGGTGGCCGTATGGCGCTCGCACCGAGTGGTGGGGCGCGTGCGCCAGGCTGACGAAGAAAAAGAAATGCTCAACGAGCAGTTCATCGAGGCCGGCAAGCTGGCTTCAGTGGGTGAACTGGCCGCCGGAATTGCCCATGAAATCAACAATCCCGTGGCCATCATGGTCGAAGAAGGCGGATGGATATCAGACATCCTGTCCGATGATGTCCCCCTCAGCGAAGCCGACCGCACCGAAATCGGACAATCCCTGGTGCAGATCAAGACGCAAGGCGCACGATGCAAGGAAATCACCCACAAGCTCCTGAGCTTTGCCCGCAAGACCGACGCCACCCTGAAGGCCGTTGATCTGAACGAACTGATCGAAGAAATGACCGCCCTCTCCGGTCAACGCGCCCGGTACGCCAATGTCCAAATCGTCACCAACCTGCAATCCGACCTGCCGGGTATCTGTGCCTCTCCCTCGGAGATTCAGCAGGTTCTGCTGAACCTCATCAACAATGCCCTGGACGCCATGAGCAAGGACGGCGGGCAGTTGGATCTCAGTTCCAAGGCCATCGACAGCACTGTTCATGTGGTGGTCAAGGACACCGGCCATGGCATTCCACAGGCCAATCTGGCCCGAATCTTCGACCCCTTCTACACCACCAAGCCCGTGGGCAAGGGCACAGGTCTCGGACTGTCCATCTGCTACGGCATCGTGACCAAGATGGGTGGTGACATCACAGTCAAGAGCACCGTGAACAAGGGCACGACTTTCACCGTAATTCTTCCTCAGGAACCCCGTGCTGGGAGCCTGGGAACTGGCGACGACAACTGCAGCGAAACGGCCCAGCAATGCAGTGACTGTAAGAACATGAACAATGGAGGTACGTCATGACCAGAGTCCTACTCATCGATGATGAGCACGCTTTCGTGGAGACACTGGCCAAGCGTCTGGACAAGCGAGGAGCCAAAGTCCTCAAGTCCTATTCCGGACAAGAGGGACTGGACCTGCTGGTCAGCGAGGACAACATCGATGTGGTCATTCTGGACGTCAAGATGCCCGGTCTGGACGGCGTCGAAACCCTGAAGCGAATCAAGGCCAATCACCCCCTGGTGGAAGTGATCATGCTCACCGGCCATGGCACCGTGGAAACAGCCATCGACGGGATGAGAGAAGGTGCTTTCGACTACCTGCTCAAGCCCTGCGAGATGGACGACCTGATGCAGAAGATCGGCGAGGCAAACGCACACAAGGAAAAGGCCGAAGCCCGAATCAATGAGGCCGAAGCTCAACTCATAGTCCTGAGACGAGGGGATTAATCCTGGCCCCCCGCTCATTCGGTGCCAGCGGGACGCACAGCGGGGAGTACCAGGGCCTGAGCCACGGTTCAAGGTCAACTCCGTGCTTCCCTGACCGGTGAGCGCCGGCAACCGAACATGGCCCGACACCAACGGCACAACGAGACAACATCTTCACAAGGAGACGAAGCAATGCGAACGTTATTCAACTTTCTCATGGAAGGAGCCAAGGCCCACGCACGATGGGACTATGAGGTTTCCATGAGTATTCTGCACAGCAGAAAACGGATGATCCTGGTGCTGTGCCTGGCTCTTCCGGCAATCATATTCTCCGTGGCCATGGCTGGGGACATTGGCGGACTGCCCGAGATCCTGGGCGGTAAGAAGGCCTACACTCCGGCGTTCTACACCCCTGAAGTCTTCCTGGTTTCCATCGTCATCGGCCTCTGTGCCGGACTGATTACAGGCTGTATCGGCGCAGGTGGTGGATTCATCATCACCCCTGCACTGATGAGTGCAGGTATCAAGGGTATCCTTGCGGTGGGAACGGACCTGTTCCATATTTTCGCCAAGGCCATCATGGGCACCGCTGTTCACAAGAAGTTGGGCAACGTCTCCGTGGGGCTGGCCGTGGCATTCCTGGTGGGCTCCATTGTCGGAGTCACGGGCGGGGGGTTGATCAACCGGGCCCTGTACGACATCAACCCGGTGCTGTCCGATACGTTCATCAGCGTCATCTACGTGGTGCTGCTCGGATTCCTGGGCATCTATGCCATGGTGGACTTCCTGAAGCTCAGGGGCAAGGACTCCGACGGCGACGCCCACGGCTCCGCCCCCTCCGGCGAGCTTGGCCTGCCTGCCAAGCTCCAGGCCACCAATATCCCTCCCATGATCACCTTTGACGAAGATCTGGTCCCCGGTGGCAAGAAGATCTCCGCCCTGTTCGTGGCCCTGTCCGGCGCACTGGTGGGCTTCCTGGCCGCCATCATGGGCGTGGGTGGCGGATTCGTGACCTTCCCCGTGTTTGTCTATGTGCTGGGCGTTTCGTCCTTCACCACCGTGGGTACCGACATCCTGCAGATCATCTTCACCGCAGGTTATGCCTCCATCACCCAGTACGCCATTTATGGCTTCATTTTCTACACCCT is part of the Desulfovibrio ferrophilus genome and harbors:
- a CDS encoding sigma-54-dependent transcriptional regulator — protein: MASILIVDDDAQLRQSFDKLLMTEGHSIRVAASGEAGLEEVKAESPDLVIMDVRLPGMNGLETFAAMRGMDPHLPVIIMTAYGTTETAIEATKLGAFDYILKPFEIPAVLKLIGEALKAGRFTRSRVEVDARPESASSDALIGRSQVMQEVYKAIGRVAPTDATVMIRGESGTGKELVSRAVYQHSLRAEQPFLVINCVAIPETLLESELFGYEKGAFTGASSRRVGKIEQAHRGTILLDEIGDMPVSIQAKILRLLQEKKIERLGSGHPVPVDVRIIAATNRDLEAAVADGRFREDLYYRLKVVTLHLPPLRERVEDIPLLTDYFLARFARDMDSENPGLTTDGLARLTSHSWPGNVRELSNALKNALIFSRGAPLNRDDVDRALESRESALRRAAPPTIKGDPLQNWVHQAMNAQGNDNLFDTLMDEIGTRIIAEALTRTGGNRTQAAKLLGISRPTLIARIEKYGLKVGTSVSHNGSSD
- a CDS encoding response regulator gives rise to the protein MCASDFHIVITDRNSHVRELLFRELLREGYRVTEAKNGAHLLEILGSSQVVHLLVLDPEFCGIRHCTRIDPGQAKVVLHALEDVDCSTLPAGISTVAACVEKTGDLDKLKRVLRNLLNETATTQEATPDLSHPKPGTDNV
- a CDS encoding sensor histidine kinase, encoding MFDEAYYKQLTRTMVLSVVLVSFTPLILISGIVGYEFHTSYRNKVIDHLEEVVEKHKQNIDSFLNERQAEIRVLANSFSFTRLRDPKELQGLLSALQGYHQGMFVDLGLIRSDGIQEAYAGPFRLGKADYSNAQWFKEVMRRKVHISDVFLGLRGVPHFIVAVRMESGERDWVLRATIDFVAFNQLVENIRIGRTGLGFIISNKGEFQTKPRVNVQNEIPAILDLIATQTTQKDVSEEIKPARNVNVSIIRPPAVERDVIIVTTPLKGGEWTLVYRQDADDALESLYHTRNLGLVVFLLGGVAIIVVAVWRSHRVVGRVRQADEEKEMLNEQFIEAGKLASVGELAAGIAHEINNPVAIMVEEGGWISDILSDDVPLSEADRTEIGQSLVQIKTQGARCKEITHKLLSFARKTDATLKAVDLNELIEEMTALSGQRARYANVQIVTNLQSDLPGICASPSEIQQVLLNLINNALDAMSKDGGQLDLSSKAIDSTVHVVVKDTGHGIPQANLARIFDPFYTTKPVGKGTGLGLSICYGIVTKMGGDITVKSTVNKGTTFTVILPQEPRAGSLGTGDDNCSETAQQCSDCKNMNNGGTS
- a CDS encoding response regulator; translated protein: MTRVLLIDDEHAFVETLAKRLDKRGAKVLKSYSGQEGLDLLVSEDNIDVVILDVKMPGLDGVETLKRIKANHPLVEVIMLTGHGTVETAIDGMREGAFDYLLKPCEMDDLMQKIGEANAHKEKAEARINEAEAQLIVLRRGD
- a CDS encoding sulfite exporter TauE/SafE family protein; its protein translation is MRTLFNFLMEGAKAHARWDYEVSMSILHSRKRMILVLCLALPAIIFSVAMAGDIGGLPEILGGKKAYTPAFYTPEVFLVSIVIGLCAGLITGCIGAGGGFIITPALMSAGIKGILAVGTDLFHIFAKAIMGTAVHKKLGNVSVGLAVAFLVGSIVGVTGGGLINRALYDINPVLSDTFISVIYVVLLGFLGIYAMVDFLKLRGKDSDGDAHGSAPSGELGLPAKLQATNIPPMITFDEDLVPGGKKISALFVALSGALVGFLAAIMGVGGGFVTFPVFVYVLGVSSFTTVGTDILQIIFTAGYASITQYAIYGFIFYTLAMGMLLGSLLGIQVGALTTKLVKGIYIRGFYATAILAGFINRLFALPGKLTEMQYLSLSSDTTGLLTSIGNWSFFVVVGIFGVWVIGTFITKIGQLRED